CCAAGAAGCCAGTCGTAGGGTTCGATCTTGGAATATTTGGGCATCGCTGCTTCCAGGCTGGATGTGACCGGTTGAAGTGCTTGAAGACGCGCACGGTAGCGCAGTAGAAGAAACTTAGCCTAATACATATATGTGTTAGCTATGCCGCCGCGCCATTGCCTTCACATAAAAGTATGTACATACGTACGTACGCATATTATCATTTGTGCATTCTCACCAGGTAATCGGAGGCTGGAATGTACGACGCAGTGATCGCCAAAGAAGCGTGCTCCCTTGAGACACAGCGGTTTGTACCGGGGGAGGTTGTTTCGATTCACAGGGATGGCACAGCGGCTCGTAATGCCGCGGACAAAGCCAACAAGCGCAAAGGCGAGTACGGCCTTTTTGTGGCGGTTCATTCAGAGAGCCTGGTGAAGAAGGGGGATTTGCGGGAAGACCTGTTGAATCAACATGAGCTGAATGAGCGCCGTGAGTATGGCAAGCGACTGATGCGAGCAATCTTGTCCGACGAGCTCACCGGTAAGCGAAACGTAATGGCTGACGACGCTGGATATCACCTGCAGCATTTAGGCATCACTTTGGAGGAGCTCAAAGAGTGGTACGAAGAAGAGGTTCGGGCAGAACATCTTGAGCAACAGATCCGATATCAGGAGCATGCACACTTGCGGGCAAGAGGGTTCGAGGCTCAAAAAGCTATCGATGAGATTCGTAACCAACCCTGCTTTGCCGTACCAGCCGTGCGTGGTATCCAGGCTGGGCAGGAGTATTTTCTCGCCCAGATTCCATACCCAATCCTGGCTCGCCTGTTTGTTTTCGACGAAGAGGAAGCCGTGCCTGCGGAATTGCGCGCTCAGCGTGCGTTGAACAAGAAACGGGCAGAATCTATCAGTGAATACATGCTCGACAACCGGGACACCTATGTACTGCCGGCGCTAACGGCGAGCGTCGACAAGGCTATGGCTTTTGAAGCGCTTGAAGGCATCGAGCAGCTGGGCACGCTACACATTCCCATGAGCGCCACCATGCTGATCAATGATGGGCAGCACCGGCGCCTGGCTATCGAAATGGCACTGCGCAACGACGAGACGCTGCGCCATGAAACGGCGCCGGTACAGATTCACTTTGACCAAGGCCTGCAGCGCTCTCAACAGATCTTTGCTGACATCAACAGCAAGGCGGTGAAGCCGTCCAGCGCGATCAATGCGCTGTATGATCATCGCAATCCATACAACACCTGGCTCCAGGATCTCCTCACACAGCTTCCTGCGATCAAGCGCAAGATCGACTTCGAGAACGGTACTCCGGGCATGCGTTCGTCCAAGCTCTGGAGCCTGATTGCCTTCAAAAAATTCGTGACACTGCTTACGGGGCTCAGTGAGAAAACTATCACTGGCCTGAGTGATGATGAGCTAATGGACTGCGCCGATCTTGTGCGTGAGTTCCTCGAAGGTTGTGAGAAGTACATCCCCCAGTGGGGCAATATGGTTTCCGGCAAGATCGCTGCCTCGGATGTGCGTGAGAATTTCGTCATTGGACACGCGGTCTTCCTGGAGGCGCTTGGGACGTTCGGTCGTGAAGCGCTGTTTTACGGTACGCATCTATCGCCTCAAGAGAAGAGCGCCAAGGTCATTGATCCAGGCAAGGCCAAGTGGCATGTGTTGAGACCGCTCGAGGCGCTTCAACCGTCAAAGAGCGACGGCATGTGGGAGAATCGGTGCGTGGTATTGGGCAAAATGCAGAAGACGGTCGACGGGACCAAAGCCACTGCCGCTCAGCTGCTTTCGATTGCCAACATTCCTATGCCGGAATCGCTGGCCGAATTGCACCAGCGCATCATCAAGTGAGTACACCGCAGCGAGGCGCGTAGGCGCCTCGATCACACTTCAAGGAGATCGATATGTCTGTAGGAACTGAAAGGCTGATACCGGTTGGTACTGCGCTGGTGGCTGTAGTCGCTGCGGCTTTCACGCACGGTGTGCTGCAGTTGCTACCGGAAGTAAGCTTTGCCGCACACGCCTGGATGATGCTCGGGGTGCTGATTGCGGTCGGCATACTCGGGACAGGTCTCTGGTGCGAGACCCAGCCTGATGGTATTGGAATGATCACTGCCGTAGGTGTTCTACCGCTGGCAGTTGGGTCGATCTGGGGAGGGCTTTGGCCTGGGATGACAGAGTGGGGAGCGGTCGGCCTTGCGTTTCCAGGGCAGACGCCACCGGTTGCTTGGTGGGCCTCGAGCGCGGTGAAGTGGGTAGGGCTCGCAGCGATTCTGGGTGGCGGGTACTACTGGCTGTATCGGAAAAATTTCCACTAATCCCGGGATGGATTGTTCGCGGAGGAACTCATGGAACTTGAAATCAGCACCCTTCAGAAGACAGCCCAGAACTGGCGCGATAGCAACCAATGCAATCAGGGAGGAATCGTCCTGGTCTGGCAGGGGACCGTATACGGTTGGAAAAATGAGTTGCGCGACCCTCAGCATGAGCAGCCAGGCGCTATCGCAGTGGACCCTGCCGGTCAGGTGTTCATCGCTGAAGGGGGGGATGCCTACAACGGTGCCACGCACTGGTCGCCAGTATGAAGGAGCTCGAAGAAATGGAGAGGATGTGGCTCGCGGCCGATACCGCCAGGAAAGTTGCGATGCGTGCTGCGCCACGCGACCGGATGCTTTGGCGGGACCAGCTGGTCAATGTCGTTTGCGGTGCAATCAAGGCTGTTTGCATTACGGTTGCACTCGGAATGGTGATTGAGCGAATCGGCTTGCCTGGGGACATCTCTCAAACGTTCGCAATTTATGTTACCGGCCCGTTTCTGGCTTTCAATCCATGGGCAATCTTCTGGCGCAATCTGTTCCGTGAACGTGCGAACGCGGCGTTTGATGATGCCCTGGAGAATCCGCGTCAATATTTGACCTTGTAGGTCGGCGAATCCTCCGGCCGCTGGCCACGCCGATCGTAAAGGCGCGTCGTGCTGATATTGGAATGTCCCAGCCAGGTCTGGACCTTCGCGATATCAGCCTCGTGCTCCAAAGCATTGGTTGCGGCAGTAGCCCGCAGCCCATGCACACCAAGGCCAGCCACCGCAATGCCGGCCGTTTTGGCCCAAAACCCGATGATCGAATAAATACCGTTGGCCAGCAAACGCGCCCCTGGGGTCCGTCCGCGAACAGAGCGAAACAATGGGCCCGTGGTCCGCTCGCCATCCGCTTCCAGGTATTGGTGGATCCGCTCTGCAGCCACTGGATGGAGTGGCAGGTAGCGCACCTTGCGACCTTTGCCATGCACCTTCAAATGACGAACGCCGCGGCGTTCCTGCAGGTCGTCGACATCCAACATAGCTGCCTCCTCACGACGCAATCCGTGGTATAGGAGAACCGCCAGCAGGGCTCGATCGCGAAGCCCCTTCACGCTATCCAGATCTGGAGCATCAAGTAGTGCCTTGGCCTGGTCGTCGCCCAGCGCCGGCGTTTTACCTTCATTGCTTTCATTCGGAGGCCGCTTGACGCCATGGACGGGATTGCCTCCCGCCACAGCGTTGCTGTCCAGCAGGTGATCAAACAGGCTGGTCAACGCAGCAAGCTTTCGCCGGATGGTTGCGGCGGACAACACTCTGCGCTCGAGGTCAGCTCGCCAAGCTAGAACATGGGCGCGTTGAACCTCTCTGAACTGGTCCGGATGGACAATGCCCACGAAAGCGGTGAAATCGCCGATATCGATGCTGTAGGCACGGCGGGTCTGCGGGTTATCAATGTTGGCCAACCACTCGGTAGCAGCTGGCACCTCAGATAGAGCCAGGTACTGCGCTTCAGTGAGTTTGCCAGGCTGCCTGGTTATCTGAATGTCTTTCATCAACGCATCCGCCGTCGTCTATTAGGCGTGCTGGTATCTACAGGATCGACAGGCTTAGCGTTCAGTAATCGCTCCCACCGTTGAGTTTCCGCATCCATCTCATCTTCACCACGGATTTCAGCGGCAATGGAGCCACCAGACTTTGCCAAGGCGGATTTTGCCTTCGACCAAAAGCCTAGTGCAGATCCCCAGACATGAACCGGCACGATCGGAACCCGGTGCTGTTCATGAAGCACTTTTAAAGTGGCCAGGCCATGGCCATTTGCGCGGTGCTGATCGTCCACATCAATCTTGTGAACGTACACGCGGTCGAGGATCGGGTTCAAACCGTATTCGATACTACCCACGCGCGTAGCGCCGGCATAAATGCCGGCGTAAATGGTCGGAGACGGATAACCAAATTGGAGCGGGTGCGAACTCTCCCGTTCAGTCACTAACTGAACGGATTGTTCGAGCTTGGTCGTTTTTGGGGATTTCCGGCGCGTGTGTTCGAAAAAATCACGCAGAGGGTCAAACCAGTCCACAAAACCTCTCCCTGTCCAAAATTGGTGATAACGTATTTTATCACCAATTTATGAACGCGGGGGGAGGGAGGCTATGCAGCGCTCAAGCGCGCTTGAAATGCTTCCATTTCTTTCATTGTGCTGATGTCTGGCACAAGCCTTGGACACAGGTTGAGCTGGGCAGAGATGTAGGCCAGGGTCCGAACACGGTCAACCGAGGTGTTCATTGCTTTTGCTACTCGTTTGGCTGCACCTGGTCGATTCAGGGCGCAATGCGCGGCTTCCAAGATTTCGGCAAGCAGGTCTTCATCGAGCTGTCTAAGCATGTCTTTCAAGTCCATAGGGTCCATCCTTCAGTGATCGGGCATCAAATGCCCTACAGGGCGGCAATTTCCGCATTCATGACGCAGGCCAGATCCGGGCCCAGCTGACGACGAATACGAGCAATCGAGGTGTCACTAGGAGGCGCTTTATAGAAGGAGAATTCTGGTGAGTTCGAATGCTGCAGGACGATCAGATGAGTCTTGCCGAGACGTTTCAATCTCCGCAGCTGGGCAACTTCATCGATCATCTGGGTGATGGCCATGTCGAGCCATTCTGGCGTTTCAGTTGGCTCATCCATAGCGTGCCCTTGGAAGGTCAATTGAAGTTGGTAGCCTTGCGCTTTCAACTGCGCAACCAAGTTCGTTTGCTGAGCATAATCGATTTCAACCCGCGTCATGCCGCCATCGCCATTGTTGGATACAAGCCCAAGCATTTTTTTGTGGAGATACACTTTGCAGGACCACGCGAGGCCTCTGGAGGCCTCAGCTTCCTTGTAGCCCTTGATGTCCAGGCCGACACTGCGATACGCCTTGATGTTTGAGTACGCTTCCATAATTGACCTCCGTATTGACGTAGAGTCATTACACATCCTAATTCCGTATAGTATGTATCATACGGAATAAATGGGCCAAAAAAAATAATGGCCCACTTGTCATAGTACAAACCCCAGGGAAAGCAACGATAAGGCCAGCAATAGCCCCAGCAACAAGACCGACCTGATTGTAGGTTTTTGATATATGAATGTTGCTCCGAATAACTCAGCAGCGATAATGGGGAGTAGCCACCCGACGGGGGCATTGAGGATTATCGTGACGATATTGAAGAGTGGTCCCCTTGCCGAGCCAATTTGAGCCCAATAAGGAACCTGCCCGCTGCCAAGCACAAACCCGACAGTCATGCACAAGCCGGCAAAACAGAGAAGCGCGAATAAAACGAATCCCCAGGCTCTCCATCGAGCGGCATCAGCAACTTTCAGCGCAACAGCTTGACTAGCTTCGCTTACAGCAACGGACAATGTAGAGAGCGCCTTTTTTGTTTCTGCGTCTGCCATCTCGGCGAACAATGACTTATGCTTGTCAACTTGTTTGTCAACCTGCCTGGCAATCAGCTCTGGATACTTTGCATACATCGTGTCGTAGGACTGCAAGGCCATTAAGATTAGCCAGAGCGAATCATTATTATGCAGATTCAATGCATTTTTAACCCTATAGAGATCCTGCACCTCTTTATCAGAGGCTTGCCTCCCTAAGAGTTTCTCGAAAGCTACCTCAATATCATCCATTGATAACCTCCCCCATCACCTTATTCACATCGCGACGCCACCTGGTCAGTTCAGCGCGATTTCCGATTGGTAATTCTTTCAAAGCTTTTCCGATCGAAAGTCGTTTGCTGTACAAATCATCACTCACCCGATCGGCCAAGTCTGGCAGCATCAGTGACTTTCCGCCTGCGCCCTCGATGCTTTCCCTGATGTTTGAATTGTTGTAAAGCTCAAACTTGATTTCATCACCGAAGTAAGCATTTCGGATAACATGAGTAGTTGATCCTGGCAGCGCTTCTCGATATTCCTTGAGCAGTTCCAGACTGTC
The window above is part of the Pseudomonas putida genome. Proteins encoded here:
- a CDS encoding tyrosine-type recombinase/integrase; its protein translation is MKDIQITRQPGKLTEAQYLALSEVPAATEWLANIDNPQTRRAYSIDIGDFTAFVGIVHPDQFREVQRAHVLAWRADLERRVLSAATIRRKLAALTSLFDHLLDSNAVAGGNPVHGVKRPPNESNEGKTPALGDDQAKALLDAPDLDSVKGLRDRALLAVLLYHGLRREEAAMLDVDDLQERRGVRHLKVHGKGRKVRYLPLHPVAAERIHQYLEADGERTTGPLFRSVRGRTPGARLLANGIYSIIGFWAKTAGIAVAGLGVHGLRATAATNALEHEADIAKVQTWLGHSNISTTRLYDRRGQRPEDSPTYKVKY
- a CDS encoding DNA sulfur modification protein DndB — translated: MYDAVIAKEACSLETQRFVPGEVVSIHRDGTAARNAADKANKRKGEYGLFVAVHSESLVKKGDLREDLLNQHELNERREYGKRLMRAILSDELTGKRNVMADDAGYHLQHLGITLEELKEWYEEEVRAEHLEQQIRYQEHAHLRARGFEAQKAIDEIRNQPCFAVPAVRGIQAGQEYFLAQIPYPILARLFVFDEEEAVPAELRAQRALNKKRAESISEYMLDNRDTYVLPALTASVDKAMAFEALEGIEQLGTLHIPMSATMLINDGQHRRLAIEMALRNDETLRHETAPVQIHFDQGLQRSQQIFADINSKAVKPSSAINALYDHRNPYNTWLQDLLTQLPAIKRKIDFENGTPGMRSSKLWSLIAFKKFVTLLTGLSEKTITGLSDDELMDCADLVREFLEGCEKYIPQWGNMVSGKIAASDVRENFVIGHAVFLEALGTFGREALFYGTHLSPQEKSAKVIDPGKAKWHVLRPLEALQPSKSDGMWENRCVVLGKMQKTVDGTKATAAQLLSIANIPMPESLAELHQRIIK